Proteins co-encoded in one Pocillopora verrucosa isolate sample1 chromosome 1, ASM3666991v2, whole genome shotgun sequence genomic window:
- the LOC136279473 gene encoding nephrocystin-3-like produces the protein MGVIPLQDYLNDLLILGNMCLNHCEYEAAMTYFEVALKIIHSGDANDALGKAKLHLLVVTTHKCKGNFEQAKNYHAHALDIHLKQLGPEHVYVAASYNNLDTVYSDLGDFQKARENHARALDIYLKQLGPEHVDVAASYYNLGIVYSDLGDFQKAKDNHARALDIRLKQLGPEQTHVAASYNNLGTIYSNLRDFRRAKDYHVRELEIRLQQLGPEHSSLSGLGDFRQAKDCLARTLDIRLKQLRPKHVAVATSYNNLGTVYRNLGDFQRVKDYYVGGLDINLKELGPKHLGPEHVDVAASYNNLGTVYSDLGDFQRAKDYHALALDIRVKQLGPKHIDIAVSYNNLGNVYRNLSDLQKAKHNHVRALDIRVKQPGPEHVGVAASYNNLGTVYSDLGCFQKAKDNYARALDIRLKQLGSEHGNIASSYNNLGTVYSDLVDFQQAKYYHTRALDIRLKQLGPEHVDVADSFNNLGTLYRNVSDFQQAMDYHVLALDICLKQLGRNHLKVGELYKNIGDAHNDQGHDEEAKRNYDHALAICVRNLGSGHVKVRIIQNKLAQL, from the exons ATGGGTGTTATTCCCTTGCAAGATTACCTTAATGACCTTCTGATCCTAGGAAATATGTGCCTCAACCATTGTGAATACGAAGCTGCTATGACCTACTTCGAAGTGGCCTTGAAAATTATACACTCAGGTGATGCAAACGACGCTCTCGGAAAAGCAAAACTCCATCTCCTTGTGGTAACCACACACAAATGTAAGGGTAACTTCGAGCAAGCGAAGAACTATCATGCGCATGCACTGGACATTCATCTGAAACAgcttggacctgagcatgtatatgtcgcagcttcttacaataacctggatactgtatacagtgatctaggtgatttccagaaagcaagagaaaaccatgcacgtgcactagacatttacctgaaacagctcggacctgaacatgtagATGTGGCAGCCTCTTACTATAACCTGGGTATTGTATATagtgatctaggtgatttccagaaagcaaaggacaaccatgcacgtgcactggacattcgtcttaAACAGCTTGGACCTGAGCAAACTCatgtcgcagcttcttacaataacctgggtactatATACAGTAATCTCCGTGATTTCCGCCGAGCGAAGGACTACCATGTACGTGAACTGGAAATTCGTCTAcaacagctcggacctgagcacTCATCACTCAG TGGTTTAGGTGATTTCCGCCAAGCAAAGGACTGCCTTGCACGTACACtagacattcgtctgaaacagctccGACCTAAGCATGTAGCTGTCGCAACTTCATACAATAatctgggtactgtatacagaaatctaggtgatttccagcgAGTTAAGGACTACTATGTAGGTGGATTGGACATTAATCTGAAAGAGCTCGGACCTAAGCAT ctcggacctgagcatgtagatgtGGCAGcctcttacaataacctgggtactgtatacagtgatctaggtgatttccagagAGCAAAGGATTACCACGCacttgcactggacattcgtgtgaaacagctcggacctaaGCATATAGATATCGCAgtttcttacaataacctgggtaatGTATACAGAAATCTAAGTGATCTTCAGAAAGCAAAGCACAACCACGTACGAGCACTGGACATTCGTGTGAAACAGCccggacctgagcatgtaggtgtggcagcttcttacaataacctgggtactgtgtacAGTGATTTAGGCTGtttccagaaagcaaaggacaactatgcacgtgcactggacattcgtctgaaacagcttggATCCGAGCATGGAAATATCGCATCTTcctacaataacctgggtactgtgtacAGTGATCTAgttgatttccagcaagcaaagtaCTACCATACACGTGCACtagacattcgtctgaaacagctcggacctgagcatgtagatgtcGCAGATTCTttcaataacctgggtactcTATACAGAAATGTAagtgatttccagcaagcaatgGACTACCATGTACTTGCACTGGACATTTGCCTAAAACAGCTCGGACGTAATCATCTTAAAGTTGGAGAACTTT